GTTGCAGTAGATTGGCAAAGATTTATTAACTTCTCAATACTAAGCAGTTTTATTTTTTGTATTGAACTTAAACCCTTAAACTATAAAGCAATTACAAATATTAATTTGATTTTCAACAAGATAATTTCTAGATATTTTATTCCGAAAAACAAAGGATTAACCATTCTTTTTTCAACGGTAATTTTAGTCCCTCATTTAAAACTTGGTAATTTGGATTATCTTTACACAAATTCATATCTTTTAATATTCAATTTATTCTCTAAAATTTTGTATTTTTCTTTCTCATAGAACAACTAAGTATGATTATCGGTAACGGGCTTATTGCTACCCTTTTTAAAAGCCAAGACAAAGAAAATGTTATCTTTTTCGCATCGGGCGTTTCAAATTCTTTAGAAACAAGAGCCGAAGAATTTTTGCGTGAGGAAAATCTCATTAAAAGCACTATTGCTGAAAACAAAGACAAGATATTTATCTATTTTTCTACCTGTAGTATTTATGACTCGTCAAAAACAGGCAGCGATTACGTTCTTCACAAACTAAAGATGGAACATCTGATAAAAAAATCTTGTCACCCGTTTCTTATTCTAAGAATAAGTAATGCAGTAGGAAATGGTGGCAACCCTAATCTTTTGATGAATTATATTGTAAGGGCCGTAAAAAATAATGAAACAATAAATGTTTATACCAAAGCAACGCGTAATCTAATCGATGTTGATGACATTAAAAATATAACGTTTGACATTCTTGAGAATCAAGCATTGAATAGAATTGTAAATATAGCTTACAATAGAAACTACTCTATTATTGAAATTATTGAGATTGTAGAACGTTTCTACAATAAAAAAGTCGACATTAATCTCATCAAAAGTGGATCAGGATATGATATTAACATACCAGATGTTGAAAATTATTTCAACGAATACAATTTGAATAATAAAGAACTTTATATTCAAAATATATTGAGAAAATACTATTCACAATTGTAATCGTTTTTTAGAAATATAGTTTATGCAAACACAGCCACTCATTTCTGTCATTACCACATTTTACAACTCTGTGCAATTGGGAGATTTTGTAAAATCATCGATGAACTGCCTTCTCAATCAAACGTATAATAATATTGAATTCATTTGTGTAAATGACGGTTCTACCGATTCTACATTAGAAGAGTTGAAAAATTTTGCCAAACAAGATTCTCGCATAAAAGTGTATTCGAAAGAAAACCAAAAATACGCACAGTATTCTAAAGCCTACGGTCAGGAAAAAGCATCCGGAGATTTTATTTTTTTGTTTGACCATGATGATCTTATTGATTCAGATACCATTGAAAAATGTTGGCAAACTTTTATTAATCATCCTGAACTTGATATTGTAACCCCTATTGTCATTACAAAATTCACTGACGGGAAAATCAAAAACATTCATAATATTTATCTTTCAGATTCTCTGAAGTTTGAATTTAAAAAATATTCCGGCTATAAGATTATTCGGAAAACAGTAGGAAGATATGACTGTCATATTAGAGGTTTGTACCGAAAAGACGTTTTCAAATCTCATTCATTCCGCTTTACAGAACCCCTGCTAAATGCAGACGAAATTATTGAAAGACTGATTCTGGAGCAAGCAAAATGGATAGGAAATTGCGATGCTGTTTACACCCATTACATTCATCCAGATTCTTCTGCTAAACTTCTATCTCCTAAAAAAATTGATATCGTAAGAACAGATTATTTACTGAGACAAATATTTAAAGAAAAACAAATTTATGAGCCTCGAAAGCCCATTTTTGAACTTACAGCTTATAAAAATTTGGTGAACGCTGTTAAAGTATTCCATTACTTCTCAAATGAGATGAGTTCAGAAGAAAAATTGAAACAGAAAACAAGACTTTCAGATTCTTATGCTGAACTTGACAAGAAAACAGTAATTTCTCAGTTTGTTGGTTTCACAAAGATTTACAACTCAATTTTACTCGCAAACTTTTCTCTTCTTTCGCTTTTCTATAAAATGAAAAACCGATTTATCTTTCAAAGCGCCAAATGAATAATTTTGTTGCAAATGCAGACGGTAAATTCTGAAAAAGATCTTTCTTTTTAATATCCATACAAAAATTCGAACCTACATAATCTGTAATGTTTAGTCGCACCATTTTTTGCATTCTTGAAATATTAGTGCACAAATATTCTTTATCTTTCAGAGCTTTCCACTGCATGATAAGCACCATTTCTTTGAAAAAAATAATTTTCTTTTTTATCAATCTTTTTAGAACAACATCTTTTTCATCTTTATAAGATTGGGAGAAATGTTCTAAAATAGTCAGAAAATTTTCAAAATTCTTTTTCTTTCTGTTAAATATTACCGATTCTGCGTGAAGATAATATAGATAAGTAATATTGTCAATTATCGCCAAAGTATCAGTCTTCAAAAGCAAATTAAAAAACCAAAGTTCATCCTGCGCAAATAATCCAGGAACAAAAAAAACACCCTTATCAACCACAAAATCTCTGTTTATCAATTTATTCCATGATGACGAAGGAAATCCTCCATCGCTGTATACAGAAAATATTTCCAAATTATTATTGTAATACTTTCTTGGTGCTGTTGTCGGAAAACCAAAATCTTTTATCGTATTATCAAAAGTATTAATCCAACGGTTTTGAGCAATAATAATCTGTGCATCAGTTCGCAGAGCATTTTTCACCAACACATCAATGCAGTCTCTAGTAATTTCGTCATCACTATCCAAAAAATAAATATACTTCCCTGAAGAAGCTCTTATACCTATGTTTCTTACAACAGAAAGCCCGGAGTTTTCTTCAAGCTCAATAACTTTTATATTGAGATCAGGATGAGTATTCAAAAATTCCTGGACAATAATCATACTTCCATCAGGTGTACAATCATTAATAAGGATGATTTCTAAATTTTTATATGTCTGATTCTTCACCGAATCAAGGCATCGAAGAATATACTTTTCACATTTAAAAATCGGAATATTAATACTGATTAAAGGCTGAATGATACTCATCACATTGTTTGCTATTAATAAATGGCGAAATTATAAAGAATTTTAATACTTTTGACTGAAAAACATTGTTGGATGAAAAGTATTTTAGGCTCTATCTTTATAAAATTAAACAATTTTATAAACAGTTGTATTACAAAAAGCAATAAAAGTCTTTTTTTTACAAAAAAAAGTAACATTCATCATTCTTTTAAAATTGGTAGAGATAATTTTTTAGATATTTCTTCTGATGCCGAATTCAATATCGGACAAAATGTGACAATTAATCAATCC
Above is a genomic segment from Chryseobacterium mulctrae containing:
- a CDS encoding glycosyltransferase family 2 protein, with the translated sequence MSIIQPLISINIPIFKCEKYILRCLDSVKNQTYKNLEIILINDCTPDGSMIIVQEFLNTHPDLNIKVIELEENSGLSVVRNIGIRASSGKYIYFLDSDDEITRDCIDVLVKNALRTDAQIIIAQNRWINTFDNTIKDFGFPTTAPRKYYNNNLEIFSVYSDGGFPSSSWNKLINRDFVVDKGVFFVPGLFAQDELWFFNLLLKTDTLAIIDNITYLYYLHAESVIFNRKKKNFENFLTILEHFSQSYKDEKDVVLKRLIKKKIIFFKEMVLIMQWKALKDKEYLCTNISRMQKMVRLNITDYVGSNFCMDIKKKDLFQNLPSAFATKLFIWRFER
- a CDS encoding NAD-dependent epimerase/dehydratase family protein, which translates into the protein MIIGNGLIATLFKSQDKENVIFFASGVSNSLETRAEEFLREENLIKSTIAENKDKIFIYFSTCSIYDSSKTGSDYVLHKLKMEHLIKKSCHPFLILRISNAVGNGGNPNLLMNYIVRAVKNNETINVYTKATRNLIDVDDIKNITFDILENQALNRIVNIAYNRNYSIIEIIEIVERFYNKKVDINLIKSGSGYDINIPDVENYFNEYNLNNKELYIQNILRKYYSQL
- a CDS encoding glycosyltransferase family 2 protein, translating into MQTQPLISVITTFYNSVQLGDFVKSSMNCLLNQTYNNIEFICVNDGSTDSTLEELKNFAKQDSRIKVYSKENQKYAQYSKAYGQEKASGDFIFLFDHDDLIDSDTIEKCWQTFINHPELDIVTPIVITKFTDGKIKNIHNIYLSDSLKFEFKKYSGYKIIRKTVGRYDCHIRGLYRKDVFKSHSFRFTEPLLNADEIIERLILEQAKWIGNCDAVYTHYIHPDSSAKLLSPKKIDIVRTDYLLRQIFKEKQIYEPRKPIFELTAYKNLVNAVKVFHYFSNEMSSEEKLKQKTRLSDSYAELDKKTVISQFVGFTKIYNSILLANFSLLSLFYKMKNRFIFQSAK